The proteins below come from a single Cottoperca gobio chromosome 11, fCotGob3.1, whole genome shotgun sequence genomic window:
- the erf gene encoding ETS domain-containing transcription factor ERF: MKTSADPGFAFPDWAYKPESSPGSRQIQLWHFILELLRKEEYHDVIAWQGDYGEFVIKDPDEVARLWGARKCKPQMNYDKLSRALRYYYNKRILHKTKGKRFTYKFNFNKLVLVNYPFIDMGSGRVPQSAPPVPTGSSHFRFPPSTPSDVLSSSEELRSPGMFSSVARRMARGSVSDCSDGTSANSELEEAVGADERGIGPERIYRGLLPPRLPHDSFFRIYPNPTGLGRHGPRVHPDSLSPFPVSPLPGPGGILAQNLSPALSMTPTPHLPYTPSPSMSSPMLGSHFSFNPEDMKHYLQAHTQSVYNYHLSPRAFLHYPSIIIPQPHRPTPEKPAAHHLHCPPLPLSHSLGQQLGGGDEREQHPSPFKFKLQPPPLGRKQRDSGSSLAAASSSSQSSSFTGSSQIINSPLAAGPPKIKVEPISDIESDEEVEVTDISEEDEIYHSDKDEHDDIFTPRAHHYHQLNNHHQANGNGSSLSAPPHSNPDEDPDDDEDVFKTPATPSISSLTFPLINLKSEPGQAAPISPCIPLKLRFKRRWSEDQKMEADGERDEAEDKKVRAEAEEEKREEAGRSMGEAENGGGRAGAGSVILGLMLPPPPTQRRASSELQRATAQLSLENTGC; the protein is encoded by the exons GGTTTGCATTCCCGGATTGGGCCTACAAGCCCGAGTCGAGCCCGGGCTCCAGACAGATCCAGCTGTGGCACTTCATCCTGGAGCTGCTGAGGAAAGAAGAGTACCACGATGTCATCGCCTGGCAGGGAGACTATGGAGAGTTTGTCATCAAGGACCCAGACGAGGTGGCCCGCTTGTGGGGGGCCAGGAAGTGTAAACCGCAGATGAACTACGACAAGCTTAGCCGAGCTCTAAG ATACTACTACAACAAGAGGATCCTCCACAAGACCAAAGGGAAGAGGTTCACTTACAAGTTCAACTTCAACAAACTGGTGCTGGTCAACTACCCCTTCATCGACATGGGCTCTG GTCGAGTCCCTCAGAGTGCCCCTCCAGTGCCAACCGGAAGCAGCCACTTCCGTTTCCCCCCCTCCACGCCTTCAGATGTGCTGTCCTCCAGCGAGGAGCTGCGCAGCCCCGGCATGTTCAGCAGCGTGGCTCGCCGCATGGCCCGCGGCTCTGTGAGCGACTGCAGCGACGGCACCTCCGCCAActcggagctggaggaggccgtGGGGGCCGATGAGCGAGGCATTGGGCCTGAGAGGATTTACAGGGGGCTGCTTCCTCCACGTCTGCCGCACGATTCTTTCTTCAGGATCTACCCGAACCCAACAGGGCTTGGCAGGCATGGCCCCAGGGTGCACCCAGATTCTCTGTCTCCTTTCCCTGTCTCTCCCCTGCCTGGCCCCGGGGGTATTCTGGCCCAAAATCTGTCCCCAGCCCTCTCCAtgacccccaccccccacctgCCCTAcaccccctctccctccatgtCCTCTCCTATGTTGGGCTCCCACTTCTCCTTCAACCCGGAGGACATGAAGCACTACCTGCAGGCCCACACCCAGTCCGTCTACAACTACCACCTCAGCCCCCGAGCCTTCCTCCACTACCCGAGCATCATCATCCCTCAGCCCCACCGCCCCACCCCGGAGAAGCCAGCCGCCCATCACCTCCACTGCCCGCCCCTGCCGCTCTCTCATTCGCTAGGCCAGCAGCTTGGAGGCGGGGACGAAAGGGAGCAGCACCCATCACCCTTTAAGTTCAAGCTGCAGCCGCCGCCACTTGGGCGCAAACAGAGGGATTCTGGGAGCTCATTGGCTGCTGCTTCTTCCTCCAGCCAGTCCTCGTCATTCACAGGGTCTAGTCAGATAATCAACTCTCCCTTGGCTGCAGGGCCTCCTAAGATCAAG GTGGAGCCCATATCAGATATCGAGTCAGATGAAGAGGTGGAGGTGACTGACAtcagtgaggaagatgagatcTATCACAGTGACAAGGATGAACATGATGACATCTTCACCCCGAGAGCTCATCACTATCATCAGCTCAACAACCATCACCAAGCTAACGGAAATGGGAGCAGCCTTTCTGCCCCTCCACACAGTAACCCTGATGAAGACCCCGATGATGACGAGGATGTCTTTAAGACTCCTGCCACTCCTTCCATCAGCAGCCTGACATTCCCTCTGATCAACCTAAAGAGTGAGCCGGGTCAGGCAGCTCCCATCAGCCCCTGCATCCCGCTCAAACTCCGCTTCAAACGCCGCTGGAGCGAAGACCAAAAGATGGAGGCGGACGGAGAGAGGGACGAGGCGGAGGATAAGAAAGTGAGGGCTGaggcagaagaggagaagagagaggaggccGGCAGGAGCATGGGGGAGGCAGAGAACGggggaggaagagcaggagcaGGAAGTGTTATTTTGGGGTTGATGCTGCCACCGCCTCCCACCCAACGCAGGGCGAGCTCAGAGCTGCAGAGGGCTACAGCCCAGCTGTCTCTGGAAAACACTGGCTgctga